A section of the Sulfurihydrogenibium sp. genome encodes:
- a CDS encoding alkaline phosphatase family protein, whose protein sequence is MKRLLLNLVILASVLFMLASCGSSDSGSGTPAQKKKVILFVWDGLRPDAIDPTNTPNLYSLSQKGVFFSDNHSTYPTFTMMNAGSLATGDFPYKTGFYGNTIWSPGASGTNSAGQPVDYNQPVFTEDYKILQDLDKYYNNQLLLVSTMLQAAQKAGLKTAVVGKTGAAFLFDYKKGGIILDEKIAYPLSFAQELQNAGYPLPKYTPFAYDNGAITLSSNNGDPTGFLPVKRLSDGVTPDPTDMSGSPYCKANTYMMNVYLNYILPNKNPDVSVIWFRDPDSTEHAYGVGVYNNKLALKCMDSLLGQLLDTLKQKGLDKTTDIIIVSDHGHNTVSGDLSLFPLRTVSNGQVGSIDNVNGYSVSGDVRLADLLKRAGFSHVYDGRGCTYDPVLSGIKADGTPVYPTKTDTNGSICGTPGQKYTTANFTVPAGPENLPQDAIVISPNGGSEYLYVPSKDLNIIKQVVSYLQSREEFGAIFVDDKYGPIPGTFPLSLVKLENTAGRNPDIIVSYNYDENAVVQGMKGIEYESMFNNRGMHGSFSPIDVHNTLIAYGPDFKSGFVDYLPTGNVDVAPTIAYILGLSLPNTDGRILAEAILNPPGGTIPSSVISKCIDSDKVSNLKFMLPTDPDGKDIDTSKQGIYYVKICTKTLSYQGNTYTYFDYAKGVRQ, encoded by the coding sequence GCTTATCTCAAAAAGGTGTCTTCTTCAGCGATAACCACTCGACATATCCAACATTTACTATGATGAATGCGGGAAGCTTAGCCACAGGAGACTTTCCATACAAAACCGGTTTTTACGGAAACACGATTTGGAGTCCTGGTGCGAGCGGTACAAACTCTGCAGGGCAACCAGTAGACTATAATCAACCAGTATTCACAGAAGATTATAAAATACTTCAAGATTTAGACAAATACTACAACAATCAACTTTTATTAGTAAGTACAATGCTTCAAGCTGCCCAAAAAGCAGGCCTGAAGACAGCGGTAGTAGGTAAAACCGGTGCAGCTTTTCTATTTGATTACAAAAAAGGTGGCATAATTCTTGACGAAAAAATAGCTTACCCTCTTTCTTTTGCTCAAGAACTTCAAAATGCAGGTTATCCTCTTCCTAAATACACTCCATTTGCATATGATAATGGCGCTATAACACTTTCATCAAACAATGGAGATCCAACTGGTTTCCTACCAGTTAAACGTCTTAGCGACGGTGTTACTCCAGACCCAACAGACATGTCTGGTTCACCTTATTGTAAAGCCAACACTTATATGATGAATGTTTATCTTAATTATATTCTTCCAAATAAAAACCCAGATGTTAGTGTGATATGGTTTAGAGACCCAGATAGCACAGAGCATGCATACGGTGTAGGTGTCTATAACAACAAACTTGCTTTAAAATGTATGGATAGTTTATTAGGACAACTGCTGGATACTTTAAAACAAAAAGGTCTTGATAAAACAACAGATATTATAATCGTTTCAGACCATGGTCATAATACTGTATCAGGAGATCTTTCTCTTTTCCCTCTTAGAACAGTAAGCAACGGGCAAGTAGGTAGTATAGATAACGTAAACGGATATTCTGTTTCAGGAGATGTAAGGTTAGCAGATTTACTTAAAAGAGCTGGTTTTAGCCATGTATACGACGGACGTGGTTGTACGTATGACCCAGTATTATCTGGTATTAAAGCAGATGGTACACCTGTATATCCTACAAAAACTGACACTAATGGTAGCATATGCGGAACACCTGGACAAAAATATACAACAGCAAACTTTACAGTTCCAGCAGGTCCAGAAAATCTACCTCAAGATGCAATAGTTATCTCACCAAATGGAGGAAGTGAATATTTATACGTTCCTTCCAAAGACTTAAACATCATTAAACAAGTGGTTTCTTACTTGCAAAGTAGAGAAGAGTTTGGAGCAATCTTTGTAGATGATAAATATGGACCTATACCAGGTACATTTCCATTAAGCCTTGTAAAGCTTGAAAATACAGCTGGAAGAAACCCAGATATAATAGTTAGCTACAATTACGATGAAAACGCCGTCGTTCAAGGAATGAAAGGTATAGAATATGAAAGTATGTTTAACAATAGGGGAATGCATGGAAGTTTTAGCCCAATTGATGTGCATAACACTTTAATAGCTTACGGACCAGACTTTAAAAGTGGATTTGTAGACTATTTACCAACAGGTAATGTGGACGTAGCACCAACCATAGCATACATATTAGGCTTATCTTTACCAAACACAGATGGTAGAATACTTGCTGAAGCTATATTAAATCCACCTGGAGGAACAATTCCAAGCTCAGTTATCAGTAAATGTATAGACTCGGATAAAGTTAGCAATCTTAAGTTTATGCTACCAACAGACCCAGATGGAAAAGATATAGACACTTCAAAACAAGGCATATACTACGTAAAAATATGCACAAAAACACTCTCTTACCAAGGAAATACTTATACATATTTTGATTACGCAAAAGGAGTTAGACAGTGA